In Archangium violaceum, the following are encoded in one genomic region:
- a CDS encoding alpha/beta fold hydrolase gives MAGRTLAGDALPFDAAEFRRYEERAMEHAGTIVQPTAHALATPVALSRGTELRQVTTPTLVIQAPKDPLNPPPHGRHLAGLIPGARLAEIPGMGHALPRVIHESLAELICSRAGEE, from the coding sequence GTGGCCGGACGAACGCTGGCCGGCGATGCCCTGCCTTTCGATGCCGCCGAGTTCAGGCGTTACGAGGAACGAGCGATGGAGCACGCGGGCACCATCGTGCAGCCTACCGCCCACGCCCTGGCGACACCCGTGGCGCTGTCACGGGGGACCGAGTTGCGTCAGGTGACCACGCCGACGCTGGTCATCCAGGCTCCGAAGGATCCGCTCAACCCTCCACCGCACGGGCGCCACCTCGCTGGGTTGATTCCCGGAGCCCGGCTGGCGGAGATACCAGGGATGGGTCACGCACTGCCCCGCGTGATTCACGAGAGCCTGGCCGAACTCATCTGCTCGCGAGCCGGTGAGGAATAG
- a CDS encoding alpha/beta fold hydrolase: MSDITHRTVETNGIHLHIAEAGEGPLVLLLHGWPESWYSWRHQLRALADAGYHAVAPDVRGYGRSDKPLAIEAYSMKNLLADYIGLLDALGEETAVVVGHDWGAAMAWNSAALHPDRYRAVVGMSVPHLGRPPMPPTRLFEAMFKDSWFYILYFQEPGVAEAEFEADIPRTMRTILSGGVPGFDTTAEVVRSRKKGDKFFTGIDTPGKLPDWLTEDDLAYFVKELEGSGFRGGLNRYRNMDRDWEELPELATVRIEQPALFIIGEKDPGRAFAPVDLMKPLVPNLEEVLVIPGAGHWIQQERAAEVNAALLAFLKELPA, translated from the coding sequence ATGTCTGACATCACGCACCGCACCGTCGAGACGAACGGCATCCACCTCCACATCGCCGAGGCCGGCGAAGGCCCTCTCGTGCTGCTGCTCCACGGCTGGCCGGAGTCCTGGTACTCCTGGCGCCACCAGCTCCGGGCGCTCGCGGATGCCGGCTACCATGCCGTCGCGCCCGATGTTCGCGGCTATGGCCGCAGCGACAAGCCGCTGGCAATCGAGGCGTACAGCATGAAGAACCTGCTCGCCGATTACATCGGCCTGCTCGATGCGCTCGGGGAGGAGACCGCCGTCGTCGTCGGCCATGACTGGGGCGCGGCGATGGCGTGGAACAGCGCCGCGCTCCACCCCGACCGCTACCGTGCCGTCGTCGGCATGAGCGTCCCGCACCTCGGCCGCCCGCCCATGCCGCCGACGCGGCTCTTCGAAGCCATGTTCAAGGACTCGTGGTTCTACATCCTCTATTTCCAGGAGCCCGGCGTCGCGGAGGCGGAGTTCGAGGCGGACATCCCGAGGACGATGCGCACGATCCTCTCTGGTGGTGTCCCCGGGTTCGATACGACGGCCGAGGTCGTGCGGTCCAGGAAGAAGGGCGACAAGTTCTTCACGGGCATCGACACGCCCGGGAAGCTCCCCGACTGGCTCACGGAAGACGACCTCGCGTATTTCGTGAAGGAGCTCGAGGGCAGCGGATTCCGTGGAGGGCTCAACCGCTATCGCAACATGGACCGCGACTGGGAGGAGCTGCCCGAGCTCGCGACGGTCAGGATCGAGCAGCCCGCGCTCTTCATCATCGGAGAGAAGGATCCGGGGCGCGCCTTTGCCCCGGTCGACCTCATGAAGCCGCTGGTGCCCAATCTCGAGGAGGTGCTCGTCATCCCTGGCGCTGGCCATTGGATCCAGCAAGAGCGCGCGGCCGAGGTCAACGCGGCGCTGCTGGCCTTCCTGAAGGAGTTGCCGGCCTGA
- a CDS encoding TetR/AcrR family transcriptional regulator, with translation MKNDSLTERRARGRPRGFDSTKALDQALEVFWRLGYEGASIADLTEAMGIAAPSLYAAFGSKAELYRQVLERYRASQGASTPRALTEEPTARAAMERILREAARGFSNREHPRGCMISTAVLTCAEENQPVAEHVATLRAGALAALRTRLEQGIAEGELPAGTDPAALARYFGAIIQGMSVQAQDGASEAELLAIVEIAMRAWDKVARKSSSPRTRKGPAPHV, from the coding sequence ATGAAAAACGACTCCCTCACGGAACGGCGTGCGCGTGGGCGCCCTCGCGGCTTCGACAGCACGAAGGCACTCGACCAGGCCTTGGAGGTGTTCTGGCGGCTGGGGTACGAGGGCGCGTCGATCGCCGACCTCACCGAGGCGATGGGCATCGCCGCGCCCAGCCTCTATGCCGCGTTCGGGTCCAAGGCCGAGCTCTACCGGCAGGTCCTCGAGCGCTATCGGGCCAGCCAGGGCGCATCCACCCCCCGCGCGCTCACCGAGGAGCCCACCGCCCGCGCCGCCATGGAGAGGATCCTCCGTGAGGCCGCCAGGGGCTTCTCCAACCGGGAGCACCCGCGCGGCTGCATGATCTCCACGGCGGTGCTGACGTGTGCGGAGGAGAACCAGCCGGTCGCCGAACATGTCGCCACCCTGAGAGCCGGTGCGCTGGCGGCGCTCCGCACCCGCCTCGAGCAGGGCATCGCCGAGGGGGAGTTGCCGGCCGGGACGGACCCGGCGGCGCTCGCTCGATATTTCGGCGCCATCATCCAGGGCATGTCGGTGCAGGCCCAGGATGGAGCGAGCGAGGCCGAGCTCCTCGCGATTGTTGAGATCGCGATGCGGGCCTGGGACAAGGTGGCCCGGAAGTCATCGTCGCCACGAACCAGGAAGGGACCCGCGCCCCATGTCTGA